The following DNA comes from Desulfitibacter sp. BRH_c19.
GCTGGAAGTCAGCATCAAAAAGGGTAGTAGGCTTTATCCATTGTTGTACTCCTAAGGATTCCAGGTGAGTGGCTATTAAGTTTTTTACCTTTTCACCGCAATCAGCAATATCCAATTCTTTTTCAGGTTCAAAGCGAGCTTTGGATGCTGCCCTAAGATATGAAAGCCACTTTAAGTCATTTAAGTCCTTTTGTGTGACATGACCAGGCATTAGTTGTTCTATAGTTCCTGCAAACCTTCTGTAGCCCATTTCAAACTCGGCTCTTTTATCCTCAGGCTCAAGTTTTCTAACCAGAGCATCTAAATCATTTTTATCTGTGCCGTTAAAGATGGTCATTACAGCTTCTCGATAGGAAAGCATCAGTTTATATATACTATCCATAGATTCCATGGGTTGTCCTAGTTCTTCTTTATCAAATACAGCTAAGGCTTCTTCTAAAAAGTTAGAGATACCGTAATAGTCTACTATATAGCCACATTTTTTCTTTTCACCATAGGTTCTATTTACTCTGGCTATAGCTTGAAGTAGGTTATGCTCCTTTAAGGGTCTATCTAGATACATGACCTGTTCAATGGGAGCATCAAAGCCAGTTAAGAGCATATCCTTAACTATCAAAAAGCTCAGCTTATCCTTCTCAATAGGCTGTAAGAAGTTTTTGATAATGTTTTCCTGTTCCGCTTTAGTAGTAAAGTGGTCTTTCAAATGTTGTTTATCATTTAAATTTCCTGAAAAGATGATTTTAGCCTCTAATTCTAACCCTAGCATATCCTTCATGTGCTCATTCAGGGCATTATAGTATTTAACACAGGCTTCTCTGGAGACACAGACTACTTGGGCTTTAAATCCATTGGGATAAATCCATTCTTTATAATGCTCTAGCATATCCTTGGCTATATCGTCAATTCTATCATCAGCTTCTACTATAACCTTTTTGGTGATATACTTTTGTTTAATAGCTTCTTTTTCTTCCTCTGATTTATCTTCAAAGGCTTGTTCAAATAATTCTTCTAAGGTTTCTCCCTTAATTTGAAGCTCTGGTTTTCTTCCTTCATATACTATCCTAACAGTAGCTCCATCTTCTACAGCTTGTTGAATGGTATATTTATCAATATACTCCCCAAAGGTTCTAGGGGTGGATTTATCTTCTTTTTCTATAGGTGTACCTGTAAAGCCTAAAAAGGCAGCATTGGGAAGACCATCTCGCATATTTTTAGCCATGCCTTTGTACTGACTGCGATGGGCTTCATCTGTTAGAACTATTACATTAGATTTAGTAGTTAGTACTGGAAATTCTTTTTCATAAAATAAGCTTGATACTTGCCTTGCATCCTTTAGTACTTCCTTTTCTTCTTTTTCTGTTTGGAACTTATGTATGGTAGTCATGATAATTTGAGGTTGAGCTTGTGATAACAGTTGTTTCATTTCATTTACTGTTTCTGCTCTTACTGGTGCGGTTATAGTAGATAGGGTCCTTAAGAATGTGTTAAATATCTGTTTATCTAAGTCAACACGGTCTGTAACAATGACTATGGTTGCATCAGAAAGCTCAGGAATTCTGCGTATTTTTTTTGCTAAAAAGACCATGGTTAAGCTCTTACCACTTCCTTGGGTATGCCAGATAACTCCACCACGGGTTTTAGCATCTTTGCCTGTTACCAGTCTTTGTAATGCTTTATTAACAGCTCTATACTGCTGGTAACGGCATATTTTCTTAATTCTAATGGTATTTTCTGTTTCATAGAGTATGAAGTTTCTCATAACATCCAGGAGGTTGTTTTTTTCTAATAGTCCCTGGAGGAAAATGTTTTGTCCGTTATCTTCTACATTTTCTATTTGTTCTTTCTTAAATGGATAGGGGTCTTTCCATTGTAAATAATGGCTGTATTTAGAGCTTATTGTTCCAAGATAGGCTCTATATTTATTTAATATGCCTGTAAAGAAGTTGGTGTAAAAGAGCCTTGGTGCTCCTTCTATCTTTGTGGCATCTCTTTCATCCATGTATCTGCTTAATTGTTCATAGGCATCCTTTTTACCTATGTTTTCATTCTTGCTCTTTTCTACGAAAGGAGATTTGCATTCTAAAACTACTACTGGGATACCGTTGATAAATATTATAATGTCAGGGATTATTTTTTCGTTAGGGCCTTGTATTTTAAACTGCCTGGTAACTAAGAACTCGTTATTAGAGGGTTTGTCCCAATCAACGAATTTTACAGTATGAAACTTTTTTTGACCGCTGCCATTTAAGTCTTGATCCACAGCATAGGATAGGTTTACTATTGCATCATAAATCTTTTCGTTAATCTCAAGTAGTGTAGCTCCTAGGCTTTCTGGACGTGTTAAATATCTTACTATTTTGTTAAGATTAGGTTCATTTAGCCAGGGGTTAAGGCGTTTTATGGCAACTTTAAGACGCTTTACCAAAACCACTTCGGTATGGCTGTCTCTCTCACCAGCTTCAGGAGTAAGCTTGTCTCCTTGAATAAAGGTATATCCTAATTTGTTTTGCAAGTAGTCTATGGCTGGCAGTTCTACCAAGGTTTCTTCATTGCCTAAAAAGCCAATAGTCATTATATCCTCCCCCTATGAAACTTTCACTCTAATTTTTCCTGTAAGAAGCTTTTGCATTAAACCTTTTTTAAGGTCTTGAAGCTTTTGTTTTTTGGAATCGTACTGGTCAAGTTTTTCATCAACAGATGATAGGATGGAAGCGATTTTTTGCTGTTCTTCTACACCTGGAATAGGAATGGATATATTTAAAACACTATTTTTAGACAAATTATATCTTGTAGAACCTTGTGCTAGCTTTGAGATTATCTTCCTAAATCGATATCCTCTTAATAAATAACAAACAAAATCTGGTAAAACAAGTTTTAAACTATTTAGTCTATATCCAAAACAAAAACTGTTCAAATATAATTCACCAGTTTTATTTAAAAGTACTGAACTCATCCCAACATCTTCAGGTGTTTCAGATGATGTTGTAAATATTACATCACCATATTTAACTTTGTTTTGATTTTCTTTTTTATCTATTCTAACATGGTCTAGATAATCCAAATCTATTCTCAGGTTGTTAAAAACATTTTTATACGGTATATACGGTTTCCCTTCACCAAAATCATCTCCGTTTTTTCCTGTCAATCCATTATAGGTAAAGCCCAATTCTCTAAGCTTACTAATACTCCATTCCTTCGGTATCTCCCCTAACTCAGTCATTTTTAACTCTGTATGCCCAATGCCTTTGGTCAGCAGTTTTTGCATTAGACCTTTTTTCAGTTCTTTTGACTTTTCTATAAGTTTATCTGTTTGGTCAATGTGTTCATCTACTGTTGAGAGGATGGAGGCAATTTTTTGTTGCTCCTCTTTTGCTGGGATAGGTAATAATAAGGCTTTAAGGTCATTTAAGGTAATTCCTTTAACGGTAGAGCCTTTACCAATTCCTTGTATTAATTCAGCTTTAAGCAAATACCAATAAAGCAAATACTTTATATCTATAAAGGCCTTATTATATAGAGCTTTCAAGTCTTGATTTATTGCCATTGGAACTTTATTAATAAAGCCTCTTCCCAAACCCATTCTAGTAGCAATAATAATTTTGCTTTCATTAATTACATTTGTAGCGCTATTATTAACAGCCTCTGTAGTTATGTGTTCAACTGTATTGCTTTTATAAAACCTATTGTCCAAATCTTTCACAGTTGCCCATGGAATATCACCTTGATAATATTCTGCAACCTTCCTTGATGGTGTCCCACCTCCTACAATCTTCTCGACAATATCACCTAATCTATAAACTACCCATTCCTCAGGTATCTCTCCAAATTCTGTCATCTTATATCCTTCTCTCATACCATCACCCTATTCTGCTTATATTTCATCAAATCCTAGTTCTTTTAGATATTTATTTAATTGTCTCTCAGTTTCTAATGCTTGAGCTTTTAACTCTTTTATCTCATCAATTACACCAGCAATATCAACCTCTTCCTCTTCTACAGAGGTATCAACATAACGACTGATATTCAGGTTATAGTCATTTTCTTTAATATTATCTAAATCAACAATCCTAGAATATTTATCTACATCTTTAAAATCATCAAAAGCCTTAACTATTATATCTGTATCTTCATCCCGTAGTATATTCTTGTTGCCATTCTTAGCAAAGCCAGCACTTGCATCAATAAATAGTATTTTGCCTTTTCTTTGTACTGGCTTGTTTTTATTTATAATCAACAAAGCTGCTGGGATACTTGTACCATAGAAAATATTACTGGGTAACCCAATGACAGCTTCTATTAAATCATCTTTGATAAATCCTTTTCTAATGTTACCTTCTGCCCCTCCCCTAAATAAAACACCATGGGGTACTACTGTGCCCATTTCGCCTCTACTATTTAGACTCGCTACCATGTGACATACAAATCCTAAATCTCCATAAGACTTAGGTGGCACTCCATAGGGAAATCGATGATAGGGGTCTGACTGGGCTTCCTCAGAACCCCAGTTTTTAAGTGAAAATGGTGGGTTTGCCATTATCTTATCAAAGGTTTTTAAAACTCCACCTTCTCTATGCATTGGGTTCCTAATGGTATCCCCTTTTTTAATATCTGCACCCTTGGCATTGTGGAAGAGCATATTCATCTTACATATAGCCCAGGTACTTAAGTTAATCTCTTGACCAAATAGAGAGACATTCTTCCAATTGCCTCCTGTTTCATTAATATACTTAAGACTTTGTATCATAAATGAGCCGCTGCCGATTGTAGGGTCGTAAAGTCTATCTCCTTCTTGAGGCTTTAAGATTCTTACTAAGGCTTTTACAACAGTCTGTGGAGTATAGAACTCTCCACCTTTTTTACCACCTTCGTCTGCAAACTGCTTAATTAAGTATTCATAGGCATCACCTAGCACATCATCATTCACTAGGTTTTCACTAGCAATATTTATTGTGTTAAAAAGTAATAGGAGTTGAGATAGCTTCTTATCCG
Coding sequences within:
- a CDS encoding restriction endonuclease subunit R, producing the protein MGFLGNEETLVELPAIDYLQNKLGYTFIQGDKLTPEAGERDSHTEVVLVKRLKVAIKRLNPWLNEPNLNKIVRYLTRPESLGATLLEINEKIYDAIVNLSYAVDQDLNGSGQKKFHTVKFVDWDKPSNNEFLVTRQFKIQGPNEKIIPDIIIFINGIPVVVLECKSPFVEKSKNENIGKKDAYEQLSRYMDERDATKIEGAPRLFYTNFFTGILNKYRAYLGTISSKYSHYLQWKDPYPFKKEQIENVEDNGQNIFLQGLLEKNNLLDVMRNFILYETENTIRIKKICRYQQYRAVNKALQRLVTGKDAKTRGGVIWHTQGSGKSLTMVFLAKKIRRIPELSDATIVIVTDRVDLDKQIFNTFLRTLSTITAPVRAETVNEMKQLLSQAQPQIIMTTIHKFQTEKEEKEVLKDARQVSSLFYEKEFPVLTTKSNVIVLTDEAHRSQYKGMAKNMRDGLPNAAFLGFTGTPIEKEDKSTPRTFGEYIDKYTIQQAVEDGATVRIVYEGRKPELQIKGETLEELFEQAFEDKSEEEKEAIKQKYITKKVIVEADDRIDDIAKDMLEHYKEWIYPNGFKAQVVCVSREACVKYYNALNEHMKDMLGLELEAKIIFSGNLNDKQHLKDHFTTKAEQENIIKNFLQPIEKDKLSFLIVKDMLLTGFDAPIEQVMYLDRPLKEHNLLQAIARVNRTYGEKKKCGYIVDYYGISNFLEEALAVFDKEELGQPMESMDSIYKLMLSYREAVMTIFNGTDKNDLDALVRKLEPEDKRAEFEMGYRRFAGTIEQLMPGHVTQKDLNDLKWLSYLRAASKARFEPEKELDIADCGEKVKNLIATHLESLGVQQWIKPTTLFDADFQQKVNSLKTDEAIASSMEHTVKKHINVKIDDNPVYYTSLLEKLQQILDDTKNNWIERKKRLEEFIKNDVQKGEQQEAEALGLSKEEFAFFEVVKVNLIEPEETGKVKEAKALYINQGVLDLAKDIAKNVAEIVKSNFVIDWTTNTTKTADIERAIYLMLTTKYFKQIKMDIRKRMVQPLLQLAKKHYSSID
- a CDS encoding type I restriction endonuclease subunit M produces the protein MTKLTSQQLESTLWKAADILRGELNAAEYKDYIFGILFLKRLNDEFELESAKKREEFLAQGMDKEEVNIILDDASVYDTFYVPARARWDKLKNLTLNIGPELDKAFKAIEDEPKNSELIGVLTTASYNDKEKVSDKKLSQLLLLFNTINIASENLVNDDVLGDAYEYLIKQFADEGGKKGGEFYTPQTVVKALVRILKPQEGDRLYDPTIGSGSFMIQSLKYINETGGNWKNVSLFGQEINLSTWAICKMNMLFHNAKGADIKKGDTIRNPMHREGGVLKTFDKIMANPPFSLKNWGSEEAQSDPYHRFPYGVPPKSYGDLGFVCHMVASLNSRGEMGTVVPHGVLFRGGAEGNIRKGFIKDDLIEAVIGLPSNIFYGTSIPAALLIINKNKPVQRKGKILFIDASAGFAKNGNKNILRDEDTDIIVKAFDDFKDVDKYSRIVDLDNIKENDYNLNISRYVDTSVEEEEVDIAGVIDEIKELKAQALETERQLNKYLKELGFDEI